The Amycolatopsis viridis genome window below encodes:
- a CDS encoding LacI family DNA-binding transcriptional regulator has translation MADRVGLSANTVSRALSGKDQVSEATREMIVAEARRLGYVPNSHARSLVSGTTMVLALVITNPSNPFYAALISAVERQCRLAGYSVLLLVTEENEDNEERAVQQLLRFGVDGVLAVPIQQRPGAWAELTAAGLPVVLLSRDIPELGFDFVGTDVEQAVSDAVARVAGPDPGPAWLFEEDLEISTVAARIAGFRRALGGDSLVLKVPGHRTRDAALPWRPDDAYRLAAGLITREHHPELVVTGNDYFALGVYKAIRECGLTVGGDVRVVGYGDHPFAAYLEPGLTTIRLPADDVGTAGVDLLLRRIAEPDRPRETVLLSATLVARDSARVPA, from the coding sequence GTGGCGGACAGGGTCGGGCTGTCCGCGAACACGGTGTCACGCGCGCTGTCGGGCAAGGACCAGGTCAGCGAGGCCACCCGGGAGATGATCGTGGCCGAGGCGCGGCGGCTGGGCTACGTGCCCAACAGCCACGCCCGGTCACTGGTCTCCGGCACCACGATGGTGCTCGCGCTGGTCATCACCAACCCGTCGAACCCGTTCTACGCCGCGCTGATCTCGGCCGTGGAACGGCAGTGCCGGCTCGCCGGGTACTCGGTACTGCTGCTGGTCACCGAGGAGAACGAGGACAACGAGGAACGCGCCGTGCAGCAGCTGCTGCGCTTCGGCGTGGACGGCGTCCTGGCCGTGCCGATCCAGCAGCGGCCGGGCGCGTGGGCGGAGCTGACCGCCGCCGGGCTGCCGGTCGTGCTGCTCAGCCGGGATATCCCCGAGCTGGGGTTCGACTTCGTCGGCACGGACGTCGAACAGGCGGTGTCCGACGCGGTGGCGCGGGTGGCCGGGCCGGACCCGGGTCCGGCGTGGCTGTTCGAGGAGGACCTGGAGATCAGCACGGTGGCCGCGCGGATCGCCGGGTTCCGGCGCGCCCTCGGCGGCGATTCGCTGGTGCTGAAGGTGCCGGGCCACCGCACCCGGGACGCGGCGCTGCCGTGGCGCCCGGACGACGCCTACCGGCTGGCGGCCGGGCTGATCACCCGGGAGCACCACCCGGAGCTGGTCGTGACCGGCAACGACTACTTCGCGCTCGGCGTGTACAAGGCGATCCGGGAGTGCGGCCTGACGGTGGGCGGCGACGTGCGGGTGGTGGGCTACGGCGACCACCCGTTCGCCGCCTACCTGGAGCCGGGTCTGACCACGATCCGGCTGCCCGCGGACGACGTCGGCACCGCCGGGGTGGACCTGCTGCTGCGGCGCATCGCCGAGCCGGACCGCCCCCGGGAGACGGTGCTGCTGAGCGCGACGCTGGTGGCACGGGATTCGGCGCGGGTGCCGGCCTGA
- a CDS encoding DUF6292 family protein, whose amino-acid sequence MDPQSAGLTALSRGLAGYLRAVAAAVGVPAEATSFEVSDTVTAYLGLSRRWPSRPGEDLMLVWSERSGWAVAVETAPDETPVVLAWFAGAEVVPEPAAVARFVTGVIEAERSTAPQPVFAVDVGRTELAARLARYA is encoded by the coding sequence ATGGATCCACAGTCCGCCGGGTTGACCGCACTGAGCCGGGGGCTCGCCGGGTATCTCCGGGCCGTCGCCGCGGCCGTGGGTGTTCCGGCGGAGGCCACCTCGTTCGAGGTCAGCGACACCGTCACCGCCTACCTGGGGCTCAGCCGGCGGTGGCCGTCCCGGCCCGGCGAGGACCTCATGCTCGTGTGGAGCGAACGCAGCGGCTGGGCGGTCGCCGTGGAGACGGCGCCGGACGAGACGCCGGTGGTGCTCGCCTGGTTCGCGGGCGCCGAAGTGGTACCGGAGCCCGCCGCCGTCGCCCGGTTCGTCACCGGCGTGATCGAGGCCGAGCGCTCCACCGCACCGCAACCGGTGTTCGCCGTGGACGTGGGGCGCACCGAGCTCGCCGCGCGGCTGGCGCGCTACGCCTGA
- a CDS encoding DUF5994 family protein, producing MSSGPHVRTTTPKAVTAAGPPRLKLRASQNPTVPTPGYVDGAWWPRSRDLSAELPALRAVLAARLGPIDRIAYRRTPWDPSARRLGGHGSLAPQAGYLLPDQDTVDVTTSAGDSFTLVVVPPAQA from the coding sequence ATGTCGTCGGGCCCGCACGTTCGCACCACCACCCCGAAGGCCGTCACGGCCGCCGGGCCGCCGCGGCTGAAGCTCCGAGCGAGCCAGAACCCGACGGTGCCCACCCCGGGGTACGTCGACGGGGCTTGGTGGCCCCGGTCGCGTGACCTGTCCGCGGAGCTGCCGGCACTGCGCGCGGTGCTGGCAGCCCGTCTCGGGCCGATCGACCGGATCGCCTACCGGAGGACGCCGTGGGATCCGTCCGCCCGCCGCCTCGGCGGACACGGTTCCCTGGCGCCGCAGGCCGGTTATCTCCTGCCGGATCAGGACACGGTGGACGTGACCACCTCGGCGGGGGACAGCTTCACCCTCGTCGTGGTGCCGCCCGCTCAGGCGTAG
- a CDS encoding DivIVA domain-containing protein has translation MVNSGGNDILAEREVRFSGALRGYDRREVDAYIRRLRARAGHLASELEEKERRLSEMGGDLSVPLQVIGSGNIGARVERIIAQAELEAREIRDQAERDAAETRKAYEDQAEQARRRREEVARRAEEQVRAMIRAAEEEVERLRGTRQEVLDQLRRIGEIIGNATDEATAIPAVEVRIEEILGVSAESDVDEDAIGSEVDDEAAESQDSEESTADDDAPAAAATAPEPEAAESEPEAAESETAESETAEDADAAAVAEQDGDPEAPVVAEPRKPAETGKISPAVLAAKARRRAQREQAAAAEA, from the coding sequence ATGGTCAACAGCGGTGGCAATGACATCCTGGCCGAGCGTGAGGTCCGGTTCTCCGGGGCTCTGCGGGGTTACGACCGCCGGGAGGTCGACGCCTACATCCGCCGGCTGCGTGCCCGGGCCGGTCACCTGGCGAGCGAGCTGGAGGAGAAGGAGCGGCGGCTGTCCGAAATGGGCGGTGACCTGTCGGTGCCCCTGCAGGTCATCGGCTCCGGCAACATCGGCGCACGCGTCGAGCGCATCATCGCACAGGCCGAGCTGGAGGCGCGGGAGATCCGCGATCAGGCCGAACGGGACGCCGCGGAGACCCGCAAGGCCTACGAGGACCAGGCCGAGCAGGCCCGGCGCCGGCGCGAGGAGGTGGCCCGGCGCGCGGAGGAGCAGGTCCGCGCGATGATCCGGGCGGCCGAGGAGGAGGTCGAGCGGCTGCGCGGCACCCGGCAGGAGGTCCTCGACCAGTTGCGGCGCATCGGGGAGATCATCGGCAACGCGACGGACGAGGCCACCGCCATCCCGGCGGTCGAGGTGCGGATCGAGGAGATCCTCGGCGTGTCAGCGGAGTCCGATGTGGACGAGGACGCGATCGGGTCCGAAGTGGACGACGAGGCGGCGGAGTCCCAGGATTCCGAGGAGTCCACAGCGGACGACGACGCCCCCGCCGCCGCGGCGACGGCGCCCGAACCCGAAGCCGCCGAGTCCGAACCCGAAGCCGCCGAGTCCGAAACTGCCGAGTCCGAAACTGCCGAGGACGCGGACGCCGCGGCCGTGGCGGAGCAGGACGGCGACCCGGAGGCGCCGGTGGTCGCCGAGCCGCGCAAACCGGCCGAGACGGGCAAGATCAGCCCGGCCGTGCTCGCGGCGAAGGCGCGGCGCCGGGCGCAGCGGGAGCAGGCCGCAGCAGCCGAAGCCTGA
- a CDS encoding FAD:protein FMN transferase yields MVKGWAAERAAEHLRALPATDFCLSAGGDIVCRTLDPGGPSWRIGIQNPADPNRVLAVVPVFTGGVATSGTVHRGAHLVDGRTGRPPVGVASVAVVAESLTWADIDATAAFALGSAAAGWLATRPGRRGLVVWATGATTVIDGRPTPLPR; encoded by the coding sequence GTGGTGAAGGGCTGGGCGGCCGAGCGCGCCGCGGAGCACCTGCGTGCGCTGCCGGCGACCGACTTCTGCCTGTCCGCCGGGGGTGACATCGTGTGCCGCACCCTCGACCCGGGCGGCCCGTCGTGGCGGATCGGCATCCAGAACCCGGCCGATCCGAACCGCGTGCTCGCGGTGGTGCCGGTGTTCACCGGCGGGGTCGCCACCTCCGGCACCGTCCACCGCGGCGCGCACCTGGTGGACGGCCGCACCGGGCGGCCGCCGGTGGGCGTGGCCTCGGTGGCCGTGGTGGCCGAATCGCTGACCTGGGCCGACATCGACGCCACCGCGGCGTTCGCGCTCGGCTCCGCGGCGGCCGGCTGGCTCGCCACCCGCCCCGGGCGGCGGGGCCTGGTGGTGTGGGCGACGGGAGCGACCACCGTCATCGACGGACGACCCACCCCGCTGCCCCGCTGA
- a CDS encoding STAS domain-containing protein, with the protein MTERAEVDIRTAVLEDEVVQLQVAGDVDLLTVPCLARALAAAARLSPRRVEVDLSAVDFLSVSGAAELALAAVRMPVQVRPASRASRATLTATGLDHLLG; encoded by the coding sequence ATGACGGAGCGGGCGGAGGTCGACATCCGGACGGCGGTACTCGAGGACGAGGTGGTGCAGCTGCAGGTGGCCGGCGACGTGGATCTGCTCACCGTGCCGTGCCTGGCGCGGGCGCTCGCGGCAGCCGCGCGGCTGTCTCCGCGCCGGGTGGAGGTGGACCTGTCCGCAGTGGACTTCCTGTCCGTGTCCGGCGCGGCCGAGCTGGCCCTGGCGGCGGTGCGGATGCCGGTCCAGGTGCGGCCGGCCAGCCGCGCCTCCCGCGCCACCCTCACCGCGACGGGATTGGACCACCTGCTCGGCTGA
- a CDS encoding DUF6131 family protein, whose amino-acid sequence MIVLGVILLIVGLLTSINIIWTIGIVLLVVGAVLAILGSTGRKVGGRAHWY is encoded by the coding sequence ATGATCGTTCTCGGCGTCATCTTGCTCATCGTCGGTCTGCTGACCAGTATCAACATCATCTGGACGATCGGAATCGTGCTTCTGGTCGTGGGTGCGGTGCTGGCGATTCTCGGCTCCACCGGCCGCAAGGTCGGCGGCAGGGCGCACTGGTACTGA